A segment of the Butyrivibrio fibrisolvens genome:
GATGACTTTTTTGAGCGCAGCAAAGGGAAAAAGATATAGGATTTCTAATGGGCTGAGTATTCCTGCGGATGGCAGTTAATAAATGATTTTGGAGTCGTGAAAATTTTATAGAATTCAAGGCATGATATCTGGAATAATATATTCTGGGATTTATAAACTCGCTTCGCTCAAACAGATAAATCCCAAACAGAATATATTATTCCATCTATCAAGCTCTTGAATTCAATAAAATTTTCAAAGACTCCAAAATCATTTATTAACTGCCATCCGCAGGAATATTCAAGACTTTAGAAATGCTTATATGGGAGAAAAGTGAAAATACAAATATAAGCGTGATAAATCAGGTATATTTAGTTGGGTTTGCTGCTACATCTTTTATTAGAAACTCGATGAATTCCACGCACTTGCCGCAGCCGGTTCCGTAGCGGAGCTTTGCCTGGACATCGCTTATTTCAGTGACACCTGATAATACCAAGTCGATGATATCTTTGTATTTGATATTCTTGCAAGTACAGGCTTCTTTGTTTGGATTCATGTGATAAAACTCCTTATTAAATAGTTTAATTCGTATCTCTTTAGGGTAGGGGCATTATGCTAACATTATCGGTGTATACTAACAATGGTATCGGCTTATGCTAATAATATTATAATATGTTAAAATGTAATAGGCTTTTATTCGAAGAAAAATCAACCAAATAACGTGAACAAAAAATACGAGGAGAAAAATTTATGAAAAAAAGAATAGTTGCATGCTTGTTAATATCAACAGTTCTTATGACAGGATGCGCTGATATATCCTTGTCTAAAGGCGCGAAAGAGGATCAGGAAGAAAAATCTGAGGATTCTAAAGACCAGGAAGAAACAGATACTGAGGGAAAAGAAAAAGATGAAGTATCATCTGATGAAGCTGATAAGGAGATTGAGGATGAAGCTTCAGCAAAAGCATCAGACATGGCTTCAGAAGATGATTCTTCGGATGAAGGTGACTCTGATGGCAGTGACCAGTCTTCCAAAAATAATACTGACTCAGAATTTGGCCCTGAAGAAGGCTTGTATGACCGTACATATTTAGTAAAAGAAGGTGATGGCTATATCTACAGACTTGAAGATGAAGACATCATCAAAGAATATGACGAGCTCTATGCGGATGCATTCCAGGAAACTTATGACTCATATGAAGATTATAAGGATATGATGGAAGAGGGACGCGGCGAATTTGATAATGATGGTTCGTCTGATTATGCTCTGGTAGATGAAAAGAAGGACTTTGGCATTGACGGATTTGGACTTCTTGATCCTGAGGCACTTGATGACGGCACATCAAAGATGGGTTCATTTTATGAGATGGATTATGACTTTGACCTGGCTAATGTCGGATATACTTATGTTGATCTTAACAGTGACGGCATATTTGAACTGATATTCGGTATTGTAAATGGTGATGAGTGGACTCCTACAACTATATTTGAAAGAGTATACACCCTTATAGATAATAAGCCTGTACATATCTTCGAAGGTGGTAGCAGGTGTTACCTCTGGCTTGGAGATGATGGCAGCATCTATGAAACAGGAAGCGGCGGAGCAGCATACTGGGGCATGTGGAGATATCACTTTGATCCGTCACAGGTTGCTCCTGAAGGTACTGATTGGGGTGGTGAAGGCTTTGTAGCAGATGAGTTCCTTGGAATGTGGGAAGAGTATGTTCACATAGAAGGTGAAGATGCTCAGGAACCTGACGATACCGCACAGAAGTCTGAATATAAGATTTCAGACGATGAATATGAGACCCTGTCAGAAGAGTGGGAAGCAAGGGTGGTAGATATAGACTGGCTGTTAATGTCAGACTATCTTGAGGATCACTAATCTATAGGTCAATTAAAGCCTCAATAAATATCTGAATTAACATTTGAATAAATATCTGAACGACAATGATTTGAGCTTCAGCTGCTCTTCATTTTAGCTTTATTAGCATACATTCTTTTATCAGCAAGAAGATATACAGCATTCCAGCTTTGTTCGTCAGCTTCGTGTTTATAGGCATAGCCTGTAGCGGCGCTGCGTATGAAGCTGGAATCTTTTTTGTTTAGATTATTAAGGGCATCATTAAGAGAGCTGATAAGACTATCAGCTTCGTTTATGTTATCGCCTTTTAATATGGCAACGAATTCATCTCCGCCGATTCTGGCTATAAAACCCTTATCCTTAAAACAATTTTCTAAAGCAGAGCTGAACTGCTTCAGGTACTTATCACCCATAAGGTGACTGATCTTGTCATTGACCTGCTTTAGATTATTAAGATCTATACTGATGATGCAGTAATCTTCATCTGTTTTGTTAAGGTCAGCCAGGTACTTTTCATATTTTGACCTGTTAGGAATATTGGTAAGACCATCGGCATAGGCAAGATGGGCAAGTGATTCATATTCCTTTTTACGACCATAGGATTCTGAAATATACAGATAGTAGTTAACAAGCGAAGTAAATGCCATACAGAAGGTTCCTGTAGGAACAGCTTCTTTTGATAACATGATCTGTTCACTGATACCGGCAACTTCCAGATACAAAAACAGTAGATTGAAGATAAAAGCCAGAGATATCATACTCATACCTGCCAGCTGAATGAGCTGTGAGGTACTGATAGAATGCTGTTTTACATCTCTTATTACCATAATGAGCATAAATATAAAAAGTATAATCGCATTGATCTGATAAAGGAACAGGAACTTATTTATATGCATGCCGCCAAGAAAATGTATGACAATAGGCGTTGTCGCAAAAATAGTAATTACAACAGCAAATATAAGATATATCTTTTGCTTGAGGAAATCATGGGCAGAACCCATTACAAAATACATTAGAGGGATGACAAAATATAGTGAAATATACTCGATCTCTGTTTCGTGTCCATTTGTATCAACAAGGAAATCAAGAAGATTGAACTGGGCGAGGAACCATATTCCAAGAGTTATGTACAAAAGGGAAGAGTAGATCTGTATATCCACTTCCGGAAGGATACGCCTGAAGCCTATGGATATCGCCAGGAACAAAACTCCAAATATGATAAAAAAGCATGAAGACATGAGGACATACAGATAGTTATAAATAAAATACAAAAGCAGGTCATGATAGCTTCCGGCTACGGGAGGAGTAAAATAGTTATACGCTCCATCCTCTGCAACATAATATTCAAGTTCAAAGGTTGAATTTGAGTAATATGTGGACAAAGTATAGAAATTGTTTTCACAGCCAACAAATTCACCTTTTGAATACTTGTCCATCAGATGCTCTGTGAGCAATACTCCATCAACTCTTATCTGCCAGGCACTGAACTTGGTCTGGAACAAAATAGATGGTGCAATGTAGTCAGAAATATTTGGGAGCTTCCTTTTGAATATCAGCTTGTCACCTTTATATGTTCCATTGCCAATAAGCTCTCTAAGTTCAGAGAGCTTTACATTCTCATAAACCGTGTCATTATAGGTGACAGTCCAGCCGTCATCAAGCGTCACAACCTTGTCAAGACCCGATGGGCGAATAAGATTGTGGCCGCCAGCCATAAGACACAAGAAGACTATGAAGGAAATTGTCAGATATGTGGCTTTCTTAAGCATGATGTTTCTCCTTCATCTCATACATCCTTGAATCTGCCAGATAAAATACATCATTAAAGCCCATAGTGCTAAGTTCTGAACTATAGGCGTATCCCATTGAAGCTGAAAGGGTAAACTTTTCTTTTTTTTGGTTGAATTCAGCCATATATTCTTCCAGAGTACGAATTGCCTTATCACACACATTCGCAGAAGGGCTTTCGTATATTACCATAAACTCATCACCACCGGTACGGCCTATAAGAGAAGCGCCATCGAATGCTTTTGAAAGAAGCTCTGAAAAAGTTCTGATCATCTTGTCGCCTTCAAGATGCCCATATGTATCATTAACCAGCTTGAGCCTGTCAAGGTCGATGCTTACGACAGCATAGGGGCTTTCGAGCGTTTTTGTAAACTGCATGCATTTAGCTCTGTTAATAAGCCCAGTCAGCTCGTCAGTATACGCAAGACCCTCAAGCTGTTCTTTAACATACTGAGAGTTAATGTGCTCTATACTGTTCAGAAGATAATATATGAAAAGACATATAGTGAAATACAAGGATCCAAGAGTAAGATAATTAACCCTGGTCAGAAAATTATCAGGATTGTTACCATAGATCTTAACATTGTATTTTACGATCTCGATAAATCCCATGACCATGAATGAGATAAAGCCAAAAGTAAGATAAGAAAATGCATTGATGCCGGTATAAGTGGTTGATTCGATCTCTTTTCTAAACTCCGTATACAGTCTTTTTACAAGAGGTGGGAAAAGAAACAGAATATCAACGACGCAAAGGATGTGTATTGCAATAGGGAACCTGCTAAGGTGAACCTTGTTTGATACATGAAGGATAATAAAAATTATAGGAAGTATTAAATTAACAGCCTCAATGATTTTCTGAATGATCCCTGCCTTGTAATTCTGGACCGAATAGATCGTCAGTACGATTGCAAGCGGAATAAAGTACAGGGAAATATATTCAAGAATTGTAAAAAAATAGTCATTGTTACTTATAAAGCAGAACACATCTTCATAAGCGTAAATATATGTTCCGAATATAATGCCAACTCCGGCACTTGCAAGAAGTGATAAGGCTCTTTTTTTCTGTAAAGTCAGATATAAAGCAAGCGATAACAAAAGGCATGCGTACATGATAAAAAAGCCACCGATAAAGATGACCAGCCTGTGCTTTTGTAAAAATGATTTAACAAGATCTTTTCTTGTACCAAAGTAGATAGGACCAAAATTCTCAAAAGCCCCGTTTTCTCCAGCGACTACAACAATCTCAAGAGATTCGTTTTTGTCTTTATCATCAAGGGTTATAAGATGCTGTTTTTTGGGAATGATCTTTCCCTTGTTGTAATAATCATGTCCATAGGAATAAACGAGTTTGCCGTCAACATAAACATCTACCGTGGACAGGTAGGTGATGAACATTATAGTTGGGGAAATGATCTCGTCTTCAGGCAGATCATTATAAAGACGTATTATCTCGCCACGTCTGATGTTTTTGATGTGAAAAGTAGAAAGTTTGACAGAAGTATTGGTTTCGTTACGGGCACTTATGGAATAACCATCGTCAAGACTGCCTAAAGAAACTGCACTTTTAGAAGAGAATGCATCACTTCCAAAGAACAGCATGATAGATGTAACCGCTATGAAAAGAATAATAAGAGTAATCACATTTTGGTGAATGCTTTTTTTATACATACACGGTACCCTCTATAATACAGTATACAAAAACGTATAGATACATACAAGATACCGTTGATGAGTTTGAAAAACAGGGTTCGAACAAGAGTCCTGGGAGTGGTCGTTTATAAATGATTTTAGAGTCTCTCGAATTTTAAAATTCAATGCATGATATCTGGAATAATATATTCTAGGATCCGAAACTCGCTCCGCTCAAACAGGCGGATCCTGAACAGAATATATTATTCCATCTATCATACTATTGAATTTGGTAAAATTCTCAAAGACTCAAAAATCATTTATAAACGACCACTCCCAGGACTCTTCGAGATATAGCATCTTTATAGGTATGAATAATTAGAACGTCCCCGTAGCTTTGTGGGGGGCGTTTTGGAAATTTGGCTATTAGCAATTTATTGGTTGTTCAATGGTGTATAACCGCTTTCTTTGACAATTTCTTGACCAGCTTCTGATAGTATAAAATCTAATAATAGAGGTATATTTGCATTCTCGTTGGCAAGATCGTATACAGCAAAGAAATTGCTTGCAATGGGGTATGTTCCGTTAGCGATGTTTTCTTCGCTGGGGTACACTCCGTTAAGCGCGAGCATCTTTACATCAGAATTACCATTTAATCCTTCTACATAGTATCTAAAAGAAAAGCCTATAGCTCTTCCTGTTAATGTGCCGAAGAGGGAACGTTTCATTTCCTGGCCATTCATGAAAGAGAGCATGGCAGTTTGGCTTCCGCTTCCGGTGTTTCTTTGGACGGCGTCTACCAGGCGGTTGTCTCCGCCGACTTCGGACCAGTTTGTGTATTTGCCGGTATAAAGGCCCTGTACCTGTTCGATGGTAAGGTTGTCTACAGGGTTATCTTTGCCTACTATAAATACGAAGGCTTCGTAGCCAATAGGGATCATGGCGAGTTCGACGCCGTGGTCTTTGGCGTATTGCAGCTGTTCTTCGGAAGGTTGGGCGCAGAAGATGATGTCGGCGCTGCCGTCCACAACTGCCTGATATGCGCCTCTGGTGTTATGAAACTGAAGTGCGCTGCCTTCTGTAAAATCGGTTCCGTCAAAAGATACGCTGTCTTCAGGATAAACTGCATCTACAAAGGCAGAGAACATGGGATACAGGGCAGCAGCACCGTCTATGACAGGAAGATCACCGGTTAACTTAACGTCTGTTTCAACATGGCAGATACCTGAATCTTCTGTAAAAGGAAGATATTCAGAAACTTCTATGGAACGGCTCTTCATTTCTGAGCCTCTATTATCGATATACCTTTTGGTGATTAAATTAAAAACAGAAATATCAAAAAGAATTATGGCAAGTACCATACAGATGATGATACATATTTGGTTTCGCGTTTTCATTTTTAACCTCATGTCGCGAGTGAAACGAGTGACTAATGGTTGAAGTGGTGGAGCTCGCGACACCACTTTGTTAAGTTTGAAAATAGTATATTTTCAAACTTAACCTCTTATCTCGAGTTGTATATGTTTTGAATTGGTGGAGTTTACGACACCAATTCGTGGAGTTAATCGGAGATTAACTCATTCAACCCCGGTTCGCTATGTAAGAAATAATGGAGCAGTCTTTATATAAAAGGTAAGACCAGATTCCAAGAGCTGCGATACTGATGATTCCGAGGATTGCGATGATCCATATGATTTTGGTAAATGTTTTTTCACTCATGGCAGACACCTCACATGTTTGCAATCATCTGGGTTAAAAGCCAGGATACAAACAGATAAAACATTATTAATGCCAGAAGGAATGACCCTGAAAGGCACAAAGAAATAATGCGCATCCTACAGGAACGCTTATCCTCTTTGTCTCTTTTTATGAAATAAATAATAGAAACGATAAACCAGATAAAAACGCCTGCAGGAATTCCAAAGAGAATTAAATAAAGCATAAACAGATCAAAATCCATACCATATCCTCCCGATGATGTTTATTTACTCATTTTTGATCATGTAAAAATGAGAGATTTAAGTTATTTATATATTTATATAAGTATAGCTGTAATTACGCTGGTAATTATTATCAATAATGTAACAATACTACTTTATCAAAAATCAGTAAATGAAACTAGGTGTGATAAGAGTATATAATGGAAACGTGGCTTTTGCGTGTAGAAATTGAAGGTTCATAATTGTTGGTTTTGTATAATCGGTTTTTGACCTGGAATTGTCAAAATTGCAAGATGTGTACAAAAATTAACATATTATTAAAAAAGAAAATTGGATATTATGCATATAACAGGGC
Coding sequences within it:
- a CDS encoding GGDEF domain-containing protein, yielding MLKKATYLTISFIVFLCLMAGGHNLIRPSGLDKVVTLDDGWTVTYNDTVYENVKLSELRELIGNGTYKGDKLIFKRKLPNISDYIAPSILFQTKFSAWQIRVDGVLLTEHLMDKYSKGEFVGCENNFYTLSTYYSNSTFELEYYVAEDGAYNYFTPPVAGSYHDLLLYFIYNYLYVLMSSCFFIIFGVLFLAISIGFRRILPEVDIQIYSSLLYITLGIWFLAQFNLLDFLVDTNGHETEIEYISLYFVIPLMYFVMGSAHDFLKQKIYLIFAVVITIFATTPIVIHFLGGMHINKFLFLYQINAIILFIFMLIMVIRDVKQHSISTSQLIQLAGMSMISLAFIFNLLFLYLEVAGISEQIMLSKEAVPTGTFCMAFTSLVNYYLYISESYGRKKEYESLAHLAYADGLTNIPNRSKYEKYLADLNKTDEDYCIISIDLNNLKQVNDKISHLMGDKYLKQFSSALENCFKDKGFIARIGGDEFVAILKGDNINEADSLISSLNDALNNLNKKDSSFIRSAATGYAYKHEADEQSWNAVYLLADKRMYANKAKMKSS
- a CDS encoding bacterioferritin-associated ferredoxin, whose protein sequence is MNPNKEACTCKNIKYKDIIDLVLSGVTEISDVQAKLRYGTGCGKCVEFIEFLIKDVAANPTKYT
- a CDS encoding substrate-binding domain-containing protein, giving the protein MKTRNQICIIICMVLAIILFDISVFNLITKRYIDNRGSEMKSRSIEVSEYLPFTEDSGICHVETDVKLTGDLPVIDGAAALYPMFSAFVDAVYPEDSVSFDGTDFTEGSALQFHNTRGAYQAVVDGSADIIFCAQPSEEQLQYAKDHGVELAMIPIGYEAFVFIVGKDNPVDNLTIEQVQGLYTGKYTNWSEVGGDNRLVDAVQRNTGSGSQTAMLSFMNGQEMKRSLFGTLTGRAIGFSFRYYVEGLNGNSDVKMLALNGVYPSEENIANGTYPIASNFFAVYDLANENANIPLLLDFILSEAGQEIVKESGYTPLNNQ
- a CDS encoding GGDEF domain-containing protein — its product is MYKKSIHQNVITLIILFIAVTSIMLFFGSDAFSSKSAVSLGSLDDGYSISARNETNTSVKLSTFHIKNIRRGEIIRLYNDLPEDEIISPTIMFITYLSTVDVYVDGKLVYSYGHDYYNKGKIIPKKQHLITLDDKDKNESLEIVVVAGENGAFENFGPIYFGTRKDLVKSFLQKHRLVIFIGGFFIMYACLLLSLALYLTLQKKRALSLLASAGVGIIFGTYIYAYEDVFCFISNNDYFFTILEYISLYFIPLAIVLTIYSVQNYKAGIIQKIIEAVNLILPIIFIILHVSNKVHLSRFPIAIHILCVVDILFLFPPLVKRLYTEFRKEIESTTYTGINAFSYLTFGFISFMVMGFIEIVKYNVKIYGNNPDNFLTRVNYLTLGSLYFTICLFIYYLLNSIEHINSQYVKEQLEGLAYTDELTGLINRAKCMQFTKTLESPYAVVSIDLDRLKLVNDTYGHLEGDKMIRTFSELLSKAFDGASLIGRTGGDEFMVIYESPSANVCDKAIRTLEEYMAEFNQKKEKFTLSASMGYAYSSELSTMGFNDVFYLADSRMYEMKEKHHA